Proteins encoded together in one Campylobacter peloridis LMG 23910 window:
- a CDS encoding YeiH family protein, whose amino-acid sequence MHTKHKNIYKGRKFEGFLLLFVLAFCAFAISQLSFFKNLGISALIIAVCLGALIGNFANQNASLLKKTGVLNIATKEILRLGIILYGFRITFNDIQKAGLEGIILAFIIVFSTFFIGLILGKLFKLDLKESILISSGSSICGAAAVMASESVVKGGSSRVGVAICTVVVFGTIGMFLYPLAWNLGLFDFFNIHQMGYFMGATLHEVAHAVAAGEAIQAGDGAVIEKMIRVLMLVPFLIFLAIFSLKFLSKEKEKVSIKNNIPYFALLFLLASVISSLDILNTPFSINYIKSNIETIDTLLLSISMVALGVNIHKDVIKNAGLKPFLMAFLLFIWLISSGIILTKIFM is encoded by the coding sequence ATGCATACTAAACATAAAAATATATATAAAGGCAGAAAATTTGAAGGATTTTTATTATTATTTGTTCTTGCATTTTGTGCATTTGCTATTTCTCAATTGAGTTTCTTTAAAAATTTAGGAATTTCAGCACTTATCATAGCAGTTTGTCTTGGAGCTTTAATAGGCAATTTTGCAAATCAAAATGCAAGCTTGCTTAAAAAAACAGGCGTTTTAAACATAGCCACAAAAGAAATCTTAAGACTAGGGATTATACTTTATGGATTTAGAATCACTTTTAATGATATACAAAAAGCTGGTTTAGAAGGAATTATCTTAGCTTTTATTATAGTTTTTTCTACTTTTTTTATAGGGCTTATTTTGGGAAAATTATTCAAGCTTGATTTAAAAGAAAGCATTTTAATTAGCAGTGGTTCAAGTATATGTGGTGCAGCTGCTGTGATGGCTAGCGAAAGTGTGGTAAAAGGAGGCTCTTCAAGAGTTGGTGTAGCAATTTGCACGGTTGTTGTTTTTGGAACTATAGGAATGTTTTTATACCCATTAGCTTGGAATTTAGGTTTATTTGATTTTTTCAATATACATCAAATGGGGTATTTTATGGGCGCTACTTTACATGAAGTTGCACATGCTGTTGCAGCAGGAGAAGCTATACAAGCAGGCGATGGTGCAGTTATAGAAAAAATGATTAGAGTTTTAATGTTAGTTCCATTTTTAATATTTTTAGCTATTTTTTCATTAAAATTTTTAAGCAAAGAAAAGGAAAAAGTATCAATTAAAAACAATATTCCTTATTTTGCTTTATTATTTTTACTTGCAAGTGTTATTAGCTCGCTTGATATTTTAAATACCCCATTTTCTATAAATTACATTAAATCAAATATCGAAACAATTGATACTTTATTATTGTCTATATCTATGGTTGCTTTAGGGGTTAATATACATAAAGATGTAATTAAAAACGCGGGTTTAAAACCATTTTTAATGGCATTTTTATTATTTATTTGGTTAATAAGTTCTGGAATTATACTAACAAAAATATTTATGTGA
- the tilS gene encoding tRNA lysidine(34) synthetase TilS, protein MINKKYINILKQNKNLLAFSHGSDSSALFFMLLKQDIEFDLALINYKTRLNSDLEEQSAKELAQKYNKKIYTKTANKIEKNFEANARALRYEFFDAICKKYKYQNLILAHNLNDKFEWFLMQFSKGAGMVELLGFKDIEQRKNYTIIRPLLNTSKNEILAFLKQENIKYFDDESNKDKKYFRNKIRINYANTFLNEFEKGVKKSFEYLEKDLKEEYIKEFNGIYITYKDESLIAKCFKYLGVLLSAKQRKEAMSKDGVISHKIAIVYIEDKALIFPYVRVEKIPKDFKELYRKAKLPKHLRAFCFMKNIDIKELYEFLKIQPTT, encoded by the coding sequence ATGATAAATAAAAAATATATTAATATCTTAAAACAAAACAAAAATCTTTTAGCTTTTTCTCATGGGAGTGATTCTAGTGCTTTATTTTTTATGCTTTTAAAGCAAGATATAGAATTTGATCTTGCTTTGATAAACTATAAAACGCGTTTAAATAGCGATTTAGAAGAGCAAAGTGCTAAAGAATTAGCACAAAAATACAATAAAAAAATCTATACAAAAACAGCCAATAAAATAGAAAAAAATTTTGAAGCAAATGCTAGGGCTTTAAGATATGAATTTTTTGATGCAATTTGTAAAAAATATAAATATCAAAATTTAATTTTAGCTCACAATTTAAACGACAAATTTGAATGGTTTTTAATGCAATTTAGCAAAGGTGCTGGCATGGTTGAGCTTTTAGGTTTTAAAGATATAGAGCAAAGAAAAAACTATACTATAATCAGACCTTTGTTAAATACTTCCAAAAATGAAATTTTGGCTTTTTTAAAACAAGAAAATATAAAATATTTTGATGATGAGAGCAATAAAGATAAAAAATACTTTAGAAATAAAATAAGAATTAATTATGCCAATACCTTTTTAAATGAATTTGAAAAAGGGGTGAAAAAAAGCTTTGAGTATTTAGAAAAAGATTTAAAAGAAGAATACATCAAAGAATTCAATGGTATATACATCACTTATAAAGATGAAAGTTTAATTGCAAAATGCTTTAAATACCTTGGAGTGCTTTTGAGTGCTAAGCAAAGAAAAGAAGCTATGAGTAAAGATGGGGTTATTTCTCATAAAATAGCCATAGTCTATATAGAAGATAAAGCTTTGATTTTTCCTTATGTAAGAGTTGAAAAAATCCCAAAAGATTTTAAAGAATTATACAGAAAAGCAAAGCTCCCAAAACATTTAAGAGCTTTTTGCTTTATGAAAAATATCGATATAAAAGAACTTTATGAGTTTTTAAAAATACAACCCACCACTTAA
- the murD gene encoding UDP-N-acetylmuramoyl-L-alanine--D-glutamate ligase, with protein MKISLFGYGKTTKAFAQRFKECDIYDDKFTNISKDEFENTLLPPSEFDPLKSDLEIPSPGFPNDHFLIQQAKNLSSEYDFFYDGMPKSVWISGTNGKTTTTQMTYHLLKHINAQMGANIGIPLAQMDANANLWILESSSFSLFYTKIAKPEIYALLPITPDHLSWHKSFKAYEQAKLSVLDRMNENDVAILPKKYENYPTHAYIISYENEQDLAKKMQINIDKIHFKTPFLLDALIALSIEKIILDRCSYELLNEFKIEKDKLEEIYDDKKRLWVNDTKATNLDATLAALKRYKDKKIHLIIGGDDKGVDLSELFTYMKNLNIELYAIGKSTNKMLDYAKNVNLKAHYCEFLPKAVEEINLNLKENEVALLSPACASLDQFDSYAHRGEVFKKSIKQLS; from the coding sequence ATGAAAATTTCACTTTTTGGATACGGAAAAACAACCAAAGCCTTTGCACAGCGTTTTAAAGAATGTGATATTTATGATGATAAATTTACAAACATTAGTAAAGATGAATTTGAAAATACACTTTTACCACCAAGTGAATTTGATCCTTTAAAAAGCGATTTAGAAATTCCAAGTCCTGGTTTTCCAAATGATCATTTTCTTATACAGCAAGCAAAAAATTTAAGTAGCGAGTATGATTTTTTTTATGATGGCATGCCAAAAAGCGTTTGGATAAGCGGAACCAACGGCAAAACTACCACAACCCAAATGACATATCATCTTTTAAAACACATTAATGCACAAATGGGTGCTAATATAGGAATTCCACTAGCACAAATGGATGCTAATGCAAATTTGTGGATTTTAGAAAGTTCTTCTTTTTCACTTTTTTATACAAAAATTGCAAAACCTGAAATTTACGCACTTTTGCCTATTACACCTGATCATCTTTCATGGCATAAAAGCTTTAAAGCCTATGAACAAGCTAAACTTAGCGTGCTTGATAGAATGAATGAAAATGATGTGGCTATATTACCTAAAAAATACGAAAATTATCCTACTCATGCATACATTATAAGCTATGAAAATGAGCAAGATTTAGCTAAAAAAATGCAAATTAATATAGACAAAATTCATTTTAAAACTCCATTTTTACTTGATGCATTAATAGCCTTAAGCATAGAAAAAATCATACTTGATCGTTGTTCATACGAACTTTTAAATGAATTTAAAATAGAAAAAGATAAGTTAGAAGAAATATATGATGATAAAAAAAGACTTTGGGTTAATGATACCAAAGCAACTAATTTAGACGCTACTTTAGCAGCATTAAAACGCTATAAAGACAAAAAAATTCATCTTATCATAGGAGGAGATGATAAAGGTGTGGATTTAAGTGAATTATTTACTTATATGAAAAATCTAAACATAGAACTTTATGCCATAGGAAAAAGCACAAATAAAATGCTTGATTATGCTAAAAATGTAAATTTAAAAGCTCATTATTGTGAATTTTTACCTAAAGCTGTAGAAGAAATAAACTTAAATTTAAAAGAAAATGAAGTAGCTTTGTTAAGTCCAGCTTGTGCAAGCTTGGATCAATTTGATTCTTATGCACATAGAGGCGAAGTGTTTAAAAAAAGCATAAAACAACTAAGCTAA
- a CDS encoding ShlB/FhaC/HecB family hemolysin secretion/activation protein — MKKILLSTIAISSLLSASSITIAKNEYEKIIELSPDRNIPQNKALKEDLKTKKDYEKIQDAKKELEQEKEKLKEKFQEEDKTTQKEEGIVTNYKFVLTNEGTSFKKLGINEKDLHDLVSEFKKRKFSLQDLQDISNIIAYYFQVNGYPAATAYVPQQEFDGENIQINISLGTLGGYVIKNNTAIKDSFIKSKLNERIKGRIISTKLIEDSVYKVNEMYGVQTLAGLQAGAQVGQTDVIIEVEPDTKANVLMYADNYGIESSGEYRAGISMGFNSIFNMGDYYNFYLQSSNERQINYGASYTFFLGNLKITPSISQGSYSLGGDYEGLGFSGTSRNFGADFSYPIWINTISSFYVTSSFYHKILSDVTLDLLTFDKSSNVGSFGLEGLYRGIENNALSYSAKITIGKVNDDGVSAFGNTNKSGAKGFGWFRKLNTSLNNYYSFNEYITHTLSVNYQKVLGNFELDSSESSSLGGAYGVRAYDNGEGDGDNTIVANFGVRINIPNTNFYFTPFYDVGYAWYEKSGDRLEDDYFLDAVGLQILYNKPNEYYIKLDGARALHKYKYDDDHRMKLYLSGGLYF, encoded by the coding sequence ATGAAAAAAATCTTACTAAGCACTATAGCTATTAGTTCTTTATTATCAGCTAGCAGTATAACTATAGCTAAAAACGAATATGAAAAAATCATAGAATTATCCCCTGATAGAAATATACCTCAAAACAAAGCCTTAAAAGAGGACTTAAAAACAAAAAAAGATTATGAAAAAATCCAAGATGCTAAAAAAGAATTAGAGCAAGAAAAAGAAAAATTAAAAGAAAAATTCCAAGAAGAAGATAAAACTACACAAAAAGAAGAAGGTATTGTTACAAATTATAAATTTGTTTTAACTAATGAAGGAACAAGTTTTAAAAAATTAGGTATTAATGAAAAAGATTTACATGATTTAGTAAGTGAATTTAAAAAAAGAAAATTTAGCTTACAAGATTTGCAAGATATATCAAATATCATTGCTTATTATTTTCAAGTAAATGGTTATCCTGCTGCTACTGCTTATGTGCCTCAGCAAGAATTTGATGGTGAAAACATACAAATTAATATTTCTTTGGGAACCTTAGGTGGATATGTTATAAAAAATAATACCGCTATAAAAGACTCTTTTATAAAAAGTAAGCTAAATGAGAGAATTAAAGGTAGGATTATTTCAACAAAGCTTATAGAAGATAGCGTATATAAAGTAAATGAAATGTATGGAGTGCAAACTCTAGCAGGCTTACAAGCTGGAGCACAAGTAGGACAAACTGATGTTATCATAGAAGTAGAACCTGATACTAAAGCTAATGTTTTAATGTATGCAGACAATTATGGCATAGAAAGCTCAGGAGAATATAGAGCAGGTATTAGTATGGGATTTAATTCTATATTTAATATGGGAGATTATTATAATTTTTATTTACAAAGTTCTAATGAAAGACAGATTAATTATGGAGCAAGTTATACTTTCTTTTTGGGGAATTTAAAAATTACTCCTAGTATATCACAAGGAAGTTATTCTTTAGGTGGAGATTATGAAGGTTTAGGTTTTAGCGGAACATCAAGAAATTTTGGAGCAGATTTTTCATACCCTATATGGATTAATACCATTTCATCTTTTTATGTAACTTCTAGTTTTTATCATAAGATATTAAGTGATGTTACATTAGATCTTTTAACATTTGATAAAAGCTCTAATGTAGGAAGCTTTGGTTTAGAAGGTTTATATAGAGGCATAGAAAATAATGCCTTAAGCTATAGTGCTAAAATAACCATTGGTAAGGTAAATGATGATGGTGTTAGTGCATTTGGAAATACAAACAAAAGTGGAGCTAAAGGCTTTGGCTGGTTTAGAAAACTAAATACTAGTTTAAATAATTATTATAGCTTTAATGAGTATATCACTCATACTCTTAGTGTAAATTATCAAAAAGTATTAGGAAATTTTGAACTTGATTCTTCTGAAAGTTCTTCTTTAGGTGGAGCTTATGGAGTAAGAGCTTATGATAATGGAGAAGGTGATGGAGATAATACCATAGTAGCTAATTTTGGTGTAAGAATAAACATACCAAATACAAATTTTTATTTCACTCCTTTTTATGATGTAGGTTATGCTTGGTATGAAAAATCTGGAGATAGATTAGAAGATGATTATTTTTTAGATGCTGTTGGTTTGCAAATTCTTTATAATAAACCTAATGAGTATTATATAAAATTAGATGGAGCAAGAGCTTTACATAAATACAAATACGATGATGATCATAGAATGAAATTATATTTAAGTGGTGGGTTGTATTTTTAA
- a CDS encoding type II toxin-antitoxin system death-on-curing family toxin — translation MKYLNFDEVILIHDLIIKETGGLIGFNKNSIGYLESALNQIKIDDFYPSFSDKLTHLMFACIKFHPFNDGNKRSSIFIGMHFLLINNKTIKDFAIKFEDIVVDVAEDKISKEELKQLIEKFLEIKNDK, via the coding sequence ATGAAATATTTAAATTTTGATGAAGTCATTCTAATACACGATCTTATAATAAAAGAAACAGGGGGACTTATCGGGTTTAATAAAAATTCTATAGGATATTTAGAATCAGCACTAAATCAAATAAAGATTGATGATTTTTATCCTAGTTTTAGTGATAAATTAACTCATTTAATGTTTGCTTGTATTAAATTCCATCCATTTAATGATGGTAATAAAAGAAGTTCTATTTTTATTGGTATGCACTTTTTATTAATCAATAACAAGACTATAAAAGATTTTGCTATAAAATTTGAAGATATAGTAGTTGATGTTGCCGAAGATAAAATTAGCAAAGAAGAACTAAAACAATTAATAGAAAAATTTTTAGAAATTAAAAATGATAAATAA
- a CDS encoding potassium channel family protein: MPLICSFIFDELAIYATGKITSELLFFILNIIPIMVAMALMVFLLISIWAAFSNKINVKEKFLMILYAYVLIWFAYGNLYYFSCDVDNYNRLLIVSQKHKDESLEKLQEIIIQAQYQTPIKGIENFWTLNENLKPQIQNRLKGLVDCYYFSGVTMLTIGFGDVTPVSSLLRLFSVFQGFLGQVIVVIAMGLWINQSGKQK, from the coding sequence GTGCCATTAATTTGTAGTTTTATATTTGATGAACTTGCTATTTATGCTACTGGAAAAATTACTTCTGAGCTTTTGTTTTTTATATTAAATATTATTCCTATTATGGTAGCTATGGCTTTGATGGTGTTTTTGCTTATTAGTATTTGGGCTGCTTTTAGCAATAAAATCAATGTAAAAGAAAAATTTTTAATGATTTTGTATGCTTATGTTTTAATTTGGTTTGCATATGGAAATTTGTATTATTTTTCTTGCGATGTGGATAATTACAATCGTTTATTAATTGTAAGTCAAAAGCACAAAGATGAAAGTTTAGAAAAACTTCAAGAAATTATCATACAAGCACAATATCAAACTCCAATCAAGGGCATAGAAAATTTTTGGACTTTAAATGAAAATTTAAAACCTCAAATTCAAAATAGACTTAAAGGATTGGTAGATTGTTATTATTTTAGTGGTGTAACAATGCTAACAATCGGTTTTGGCGATGTAACCCCTGTGAGTTCTTTGTTAAGGTTATTTAGTGTTTTTCAAGGATTTTTAGGGCAGGTTATTGTCGTAATTGCTATGGGACTTTGGATAAATCAATCAGGTAAGCAAAAATAG
- the rimO gene encoding 30S ribosomal protein S12 methylthiotransferase RimO produces the protein MPKLFLMSLGCNKNLVDSEIMLGRLSAYEICDEPSIADVLIVNTCGFIESAKQESINAILSLHEQRKKDSLLVVTGCLMQRYREELMKELPEVDLFSGVGDYEKIDEMILKKTSLFSNSTYLQDKNTKRIITGSNYHAFIKIAEGCNQKCSFCAIPTFKGKLKSRNLTSIVDEVKELVNKGYKDFSFIAQDTSSYLFDQGQKDGLIKLIKAIESIQGVKAARILYLYPTSISKELIETIIASKVFVNYFDMPLQHISDNMLKIMKRGANKAKILELLNLMKKAPNSFLRTGFIVGHPGESDDDFNELCAFLKEFEFDRISIFAYSKEEDTAAFNMEQIPSKIIHARLKIIEKIVDECIEKSFEKEVGKKVLAFCEGQSSEGEFFIGAKDMRWDKNIDGEILINESECGDLIMGELYECEINQNLDKKLIAKALRKEII, from the coding sequence ATGCCAAAACTTTTTTTAATGTCTTTAGGTTGTAATAAAAATTTAGTTGATAGTGAAATCATGCTTGGGCGTTTGAGTGCGTATGAAATTTGTGATGAACCTAGCATTGCTGATGTTTTGATAGTAAATACTTGTGGCTTTATAGAAAGTGCTAAGCAAGAAAGTATAAATGCTATTTTATCTTTGCATGAACAAAGAAAAAAGGATTCTTTATTGGTTGTAACGGGTTGTTTGATGCAACGCTACCGCGAAGAACTTATGAAAGAATTACCTGAAGTTGATTTATTTAGCGGGGTTGGGGATTATGAAAAAATAGATGAAATGATACTTAAAAAAACTAGCCTTTTCTCTAATTCTACTTATTTGCAAGATAAAAATACAAAACGCATTATTACAGGATCAAATTATCATGCTTTTATAAAAATAGCCGAAGGGTGCAATCAAAAATGCTCATTTTGTGCTATACCTACTTTTAAGGGTAAATTAAAATCAAGGAATTTAACAAGCATAGTTGATGAAGTAAAAGAACTTGTAAATAAAGGCTATAAAGATTTTTCATTTATTGCTCAAGATACAAGCTCGTATTTGTTTGATCAAGGACAAAAAGATGGACTTATAAAACTCATAAAAGCAATAGAAAGCATTCAAGGGGTAAAAGCAGCTAGAATTTTATACCTTTATCCAACAAGCATTAGTAAAGAACTTATAGAAACAATCATTGCTTCTAAGGTTTTTGTGAATTATTTTGATATGCCTTTACAACACATAAGCGATAATATGCTTAAAATCATGAAACGCGGAGCAAACAAAGCAAAAATACTAGAACTTTTAAATTTGATGAAAAAAGCTCCAAATTCATTTTTACGCACCGGTTTTATAGTGGGTCATCCTGGAGAAAGCGATGATGATTTTAACGAACTTTGTGCGTTTTTAAAAGAATTTGAATTTGATAGAATAAGTATTTTTGCTTATTCTAAAGAAGAAGATACTGCTGCTTTTAATATGGAGCAAATTCCTAGTAAAATCATACATGCAAGGTTAAAAATCATAGAAAAAATCGTAGATGAGTGCATAGAAAAAAGTTTTGAAAAAGAAGTGGGTAAAAAAGTTTTAGCCTTTTGTGAAGGACAAAGTAGTGAAGGAGAATTTTTTATAGGGGCTAAGGATATGCGTTGGGATAAAAATATCGATGGTGAGATTTTAATCAATGAAAGCGAATGCGGGGATTTAATAATGGGTGAACTTTATGAGTGTGAAATAAATCAAAATTTAGATAAAAAACTCATCGCTAAGGCTTTGAGAAAGGAAATAATATGA
- a CDS encoding transcriptional regulator, LysR family, with translation MTFKQLRYFQALSKNLNLRSCAKELNITQSALSLAIFELEKSLNTKLFDRNAKFLSLNEKGKMFLKQITPLMIEFQRIENLMQNDENYQLSMKVSQNVGTFLLAGVLNKKDEKITLELSLDNSKNIIKNILDKEIDLGIIEGICKDKDLEKIKICDDELIVVSNKKLDKEYFIDELKDYQWLSREKGSGAKEVFVNALPKNIKLNLVYELNSTAMIKELIKKGNFLAVLPKFSVKEELENKKLFQVKLKNFKISRELFIIYHKNKEPNEKFLNFCDFLIKQIQKEILA, from the coding sequence ATGACTTTTAAGCAGCTTAGGTATTTTCAAGCATTAAGTAAAAATTTAAATTTAAGATCCTGTGCTAAGGAATTAAATATCACTCAATCTGCTTTATCTTTGGCTATTTTTGAGCTTGAAAAAAGTTTAAATACAAAATTATTTGATAGAAATGCTAAATTTTTAAGTTTAAATGAAAAAGGAAAAATGTTTTTAAAGCAAATTACACCTTTGATGATAGAATTTCAACGCATAGAAAATTTAATGCAAAATGATGAAAATTATCAATTAAGTATGAAAGTAAGTCAAAATGTAGGAACTTTTTTGTTAGCAGGGGTTTTAAATAAAAAGGATGAAAAAATAACACTTGAGCTTTCTTTAGATAATAGTAAAAATATTATAAAAAATATTCTAGACAAAGAAATAGACTTAGGCATTATAGAAGGAATTTGCAAAGATAAAGATTTGGAAAAAATTAAAATTTGTGATGATGAACTTATAGTTGTAAGCAATAAAAAATTAGATAAAGAGTATTTTATAGATGAATTAAAAGATTATCAATGGCTTAGCAGAGAAAAAGGTTCGGGTGCAAAAGAAGTTTTTGTAAATGCTTTACCAAAAAATATAAAATTAAATTTAGTTTATGAGTTAAATTCAACAGCTATGATTAAAGAATTAATTAAAAAAGGAAATTTTTTAGCTGTTTTGCCAAAATTTAGCGTTAAAGAGGAATTAGAAAATAAAAAATTATTTCAAGTGAAATTAAAAAATTTTAAAATTTCAAGAGAGCTTTTTATAATTTATCATAAAAATAAAGAACCCAATGAAAAGTTTTTAAATTTTTGTGATTTTTTGATAAAACAAATCCAAAAAGAAATATTAGCTTAG
- the prfB gene encoding peptide chain release factor 2, which produces MDNYEYSELLKTLENKVENIKNIIKPQEIIKRLKEIEDLENSPSFWNDVKQAGIIGKEKTKISNLLKNYENAYNEVHNASELFDLANSENDLETIEALFNDASKLEDVIVNLEISMLLSGENDNKNAIVSIHPGAGGTESNDWASMLYRMYLRFCEREGFKVETLDFQEGDEAGIKNVSFLVKGDNAYGYLKAENGIHRLIRTSPFDSAGRRHTSFSSVMVSPELDDDIEIEIEEKDIRIDYYRASGAGGQHVNKTESAVRITHMPSGIVVQCQNDRSQHKNKATAFKMLKSRLYELELMKQQDEANSSEKSEIGWGHQIRSYVLFPFQQVKDNRSNKAFSQVDSILDGDIKKIIEGVLIAQKAKG; this is translated from the coding sequence ATGGATAATTACGAATACAGCGAGTTATTAAAAACACTTGAAAACAAAGTAGAAAACATTAAAAATATCATAAAACCTCAAGAAATTATCAAAAGATTAAAAGAAATTGAAGATTTAGAAAATTCCCCTTCTTTTTGGAATGATGTTAAGCAAGCTGGCATAATAGGCAAAGAAAAAACAAAAATTTCTAATTTACTTAAAAACTATGAAAACGCATACAATGAAGTGCATAATGCAAGCGAGCTTTTTGATCTAGCAAATAGCGAAAATGACTTAGAAACTATAGAAGCTTTATTTAATGATGCTTCAAAATTAGAAGATGTTATAGTAAATCTTGAAATTTCTATGCTTTTAAGCGGTGAAAATGATAATAAAAATGCCATAGTTTCTATACATCCTGGAGCTGGTGGGACTGAGAGTAATGACTGGGCTAGTATGCTTTATAGAATGTATTTAAGATTTTGCGAAAGAGAAGGTTTTAAAGTAGAAACGCTTGATTTTCAAGAAGGCGATGAAGCAGGAATTAAGAATGTAAGCTTTTTGGTAAAAGGTGATAATGCTTATGGGTATTTAAAAGCTGAAAATGGAATTCATCGTCTTATTAGAACTTCTCCATTTGATAGTGCTGGGCGTCGCCATACGAGTTTTTCAAGTGTGATGGTTTCACCAGAACTTGATGATGATATAGAAATAGAAATTGAAGAAAAAGATATAAGGATAGATTATTATAGAGCAAGTGGAGCGGGTGGCCAACATGTAAATAAAACTGAATCAGCTGTGCGTATAACTCATATGCCAAGTGGTATAGTAGTGCAATGCCAAAATGATAGAAGCCAACACAAAAACAAAGCAACCGCATTTAAAATGCTAAAATCACGTCTTTATGAGCTTGAACTTATGAAACAACAAGATGAAGCAAATTCGAGTGAAAAAAGTGAAATAGGTTGGGGGCATCAAATCCGCTCTTATGTGCTTTTTCCATTTCAACAAGTAAAAGATAATCGTTCTAATAAAGCATTTTCGCAGGTAGATAGTATTTTAGATGGGGATATTAAAAAAATCATAGAAGGTGTATTAATAGCTCAAAAGGCTAAAGGATAA
- a CDS encoding universal stress protein, giving the protein MEQKILVCIDVLEPCKESVDYGVYLAKKLNLTLMFLYTIEPNFTNAELACSFGIGASGCVIEDLVEEQTQKNENLFKKGKRILNEFCAYAKDQGVKECFSVQRDGDLEEVLKDYNGKIRLAIAGLKGGGRKNKIGIHTEELVRALNVPILLVNSSFKEINSVMMAYDGSNLAKKAIEQAIQKPIFKEAKRYVVNVSKDEKNSCELLEHVSKLFKNVNLEVETKHLNGEVSQALFDFWEQNDVDLLIMGAYSHHWLKSILFGSLTNEILTKAKKPLLLIR; this is encoded by the coding sequence ATGGAACAAAAAATTCTAGTATGTATAGATGTGTTAGAACCTTGTAAGGAAAGTGTAGATTATGGTGTATATTTAGCTAAAAAATTAAATTTAACTTTGATGTTTTTATATACTATAGAGCCAAATTTTACAAACGCAGAGTTAGCTTGTAGTTTTGGTATAGGAGCTAGTGGGTGTGTGATAGAAGATTTAGTAGAGGAGCAAACTCAAAAGAACGAAAATCTTTTTAAAAAAGGTAAAAGAATTTTAAATGAATTTTGTGCTTATGCAAAAGATCAGGGTGTAAAAGAGTGTTTTAGCGTGCAAAGAGATGGAGACTTAGAAGAAGTATTAAAAGATTATAATGGAAAAATAAGACTTGCAATAGCTGGATTAAAAGGTGGTGGAAGAAAAAACAAAATAGGTATCCACACTGAAGAATTAGTAAGAGCTTTAAATGTGCCTATTTTACTTGTAAATTCTTCTTTTAAAGAGATAAATAGCGTTATGATGGCTTATGATGGAAGCAATTTAGCTAAAAAAGCTATAGAACAAGCTATACAAAAACCAATTTTTAAAGAAGCAAAGCGTTATGTGGTTAATGTTTCAAAAGATGAAAAAAATTCTTGTGAGTTATTAGAACATGTAAGTAAACTTTTTAAAAATGTAAATTTAGAAGTTGAAACTAAACACTTAAATGGGGAAGTTAGCCAAGCTTTATTTGATTTTTGGGAACAAAATGATGTAGATTTGTTGATTATGGGTGCTTATTCTCATCATTGGTTAAAAAGTATTTTATTTGGGAGCTTAACAAATGAAATTTTAACTAAGGCTAAAAAGCCTTTATTGCTTATACGCTAA